One genomic segment of Aythya fuligula isolate bAytFul2 chromosome 5, bAytFul2.pri, whole genome shotgun sequence includes these proteins:
- the LOC116489453 gene encoding inositol 1,4,5-trisphosphate receptor-interacting protein-like 1: protein MVSAAFYFLAFLGLVEIPKKVGDELDEATNERMRQYAEEMQQRMAQLLLEIEQIEKQQSSMHMGALLLSVMQTWQFWAWLGVILLYILNVWLLFRDLLGHENNIEEESSSSDDDQQVNNRNRFEGRDEGRIFAERIQWPVQHIQINCQVMMSMVGDLLYFTRRSVSNTYFPVLHPPIGVGSAFEGWTPLEDYNIVYRIFVPISAPRGHSFHLELGNEEELPSKNSRIRVELECTCAREQSFGNVQCFLHQPEEELRRNREPNLLQTLCTGSYLDVHKTSFWFQQMMKAAWKFLPESARHHIGVLPSRRSCKLRVFDAFDRIRFVELIFGVQQGDSDIFLSSENTDAIFTPDTVWPQSCTVAEMKFFRYIKAHVPQDSYHLRCMQLCARIVVGRDFTPYVLKTVVMHLLNTIPLERWCRREFLQRMDDIVEYLHCCIVEKRLDHFFLGNKEVPDEVTLHPDFLTSSPLNLFQDMAEDPNVHARALREVQYLRERLARLLTFGY from the coding sequence ATGGTTTCGGCAGCTTTCTATTTCCTGGCGTTCTTGGGCTTAGTCGAGATCCCAAAGAAAGTCGGGGATGAATTGGATGAAGCTACGAATGAGCGCATGCGGCAGTATGCGGAGGAGATGCAACAACGCATGGCGCAGCTGCTGTTGGAAATTGAGCAGatagagaagcagcagagctcgATGCATATGGGAGCCCTGCTCTTATCTGTGATGCAGACTTGGCAGTTCTGGGCCTGGCTTGGTGTTATTCTCCTGTATATTTTGAACGTGTGGCTGCTCTTTAGAGATCTCCTAGGACATGAAAACAACATTGAGGAAGAAAGCTCTAGCAGCGATGATGACCAGCAGGTTAATAACAGAAATCGTTTTGAAGGACGGGATGAAGGGAGGATTTTTGCAGAGAGAATCCAGTGGCCAGTGCAGCACATCCAAATCAACTGTCAAGTGATGATGTCGATGGTGGGAGACCTCCTCTACTTCACCCGACGTTCTGTGTCAAACACTTACTTTCCAGTGCTGCATCCACCCATTGGAGTGGGCAGTGCCTTTGAAGGCTGGACTCCCTTGGAGGACTATAATATTGTCTATCGCATTTTCGTACCCATATCGGCTCCTCGTGGGCACTCCTTCCACCTGGAGCTGGGCAACGAAGAGGAGCTACCATCAAAGAATTCTCGTATTCGCGTGGAGCTGGAGTGCACGTGCGCGAGGGAGCAGAGCTTTGGGAACGTGCAGTGCTTCCTCCACCAACCTGAGGAGGAGCTGAGAAGAAATCGGGAGCCCAACCTCCTACAAACACTGTGCACTGGATCATACCTGGATGTGCATAAAACCTCCTTCTGGTTCCAGCAGATGATGAAAGCCGCATGGAAATTTTTGCCTGAGTCGGCCAGACATCACATTggtgtgctgccatccagacgCTCCTGCAAGCTCCGTGTGTTTGATGCCTTCGATAGAATCCGCTTTGTTGAGTTGATTTTTGGAGTGCAACAAGGTGATTCAGACATTTTTCTCAGCAGCGAGAACACTGATGCTATCTTTACCCCGGACACAGTATGGCCACAAAGCTGCacagtggcagagatgaagttCTTCCGGTACATAAAAGCGCATGTCCCGCAGGACAGTTACCACCTCAGATGCATGCAGCTCTGTGCCCGTATCGTGGTGGGCAGAGATTTTACCCCCTATGTCTTGAAGACAGTCGTCATGCACCTGCTGAACACCATCCCTTTGGAAAGATGGTGCAGGAGGGAGTTTTTGCAGCGGATGGATGACATCGTGGAGTACCTGCACTGCTGCATAGTGGAGAAACGCCTGGACCACTTCTTCTTAGGGAACAAGGAAGTGCCTGACGAGGTCACCTTGCATCCAGatttcctaacatccagcccACTCAACCTCTTCCAGGACATGGCAGAGGATCCAAATGTCCATGCCCGGGCACTGCGTGAAGTCCAGTATCTGCGAGAACGGCTCGCAAGACTGTTGACGTTTGGGTACTGA